CGGACTGACCCATGACCCTCTCCAGGCAGACGTTGTCCTTCTGAATACATGCGCAATCCGGGAGAATGCGGAGCAACGGGTCCGGCGGCGTCTTGAATTTTTTCGTGCCCGCAAACGTAAGCACAATCCCGATCTGATGATTGGTGTACTTGGCTGTATGGCTGAGCGCCTGCGTAGCAAACTTCTCGAACAGGAGCGTCTGGTAGATATCGTTATTGGACCGGATGCATACCGTGATCTTCCCCGCTTGCTGCGCCAGGTGGAGGAGACTGGCCAGAGTGCGGTCAATGTTCAGTTGTCACGTGAAGAAACCTACGCCGATATTGCACCTGTGAGATACGATTCCAATGGGGTCAGTGCATTTGTTTCGATCATGCGGGGCTGCGACAATATGTGCGCGTTCTGCGTGGTCCCCTTTACTCGCGGGCGTGAGCGTAGCCGCAATGCCGCAACCATCGTTCAGGAATGCCAAGAACTCTTTGATGCCGGGTACCGGGAAGTGACGCTGCTTGGGCAGAATGTGAATTCGTACCAGGATGGACCGGTAGATTTTGCTACCCTGGTCTATCGGGTCAGCCTGCTTTCCCCCGAACTACGCATCCGCTATTCGACCAGTCATCCAAAAGACTGCTCCAAAGCATTGCTGGAAGTCCATCAAGAGCGTCCGAATGTGTGCAGCTTCATCCACCTGCCCGTGCAGCATGGCAATTCAGAGGTGCTACAACGCATGCGCCGGGGCTACTCTGCAGATGAGTATCGTGCGCTCATTGAACGTGCACGCCAAATTTGCCCAGGTGTATCGCTTTCGACCGATATTATCGCGGGATTCTGCGGCGAAACAGAAGCGGAACATCAGGACACGCTCTCACTGATGGCAGAGATTCAGTATGATCATGCCTTCATGTTTATGTACTCCGAGCGCCCTGATACCTATGCAGCGCGTAAGTACACTGACGATGTTCCTGAAGAGACCAAAAAACGTCGGCTGAGTGAAATCATCTTACTCCAAAATTCGATTTCCCGCCAGAAGAACGAAGAGGAAATCGGTCTCATACATACCGTATTGGTGGAAGGCCCCAGCAAGCGCAACCCCGAACAACTATGTGGCCGTACAGATACAAACAAAATGGTCATCTTTGATCGTGGCATGCTTCAGGCCGGAACGTATGCGACAGTGCGGATCAAGGGATGTACCTCTGCGACCCTCTTTGGTGACGTTCTAGCTGGTTGAGCTGGCCAGCAATTCCTCTCCCCATGGATCGACAAACCGTACAAAAGCGATTTGGAATCATTGGTGAATCTCCTGGGATCCACCATGTCATCGACCGTGTCCGCCAAGTTGCACGTACGGATATCTCCGTTCTGATTGAGGGAGAGAGTGGTGTTGGCAAGGAGTTGATTGCGCAAGCCATCCATGAATTATCGCTACGCCGACATAAAGCACTTAAGGTCATCAATACAGGAGCAATTCCCGAGGGATTGATTGAGTCTGAACTCTTCGGCGCGGAGAAAGGCGCCTATACCGGTGCGACCGAACGTCGGCGCGGACTCTTTGAGGAAGCGGATGGCGGAACGATTTTTCTGGATGAGATTGGCGAAATGCCGCAGTCTACACAAGTCAGGCTGCTTCGTGTGCTTGAGTCCGGTACCTTTAACCGCGTTGGATCCACTGTCATGCAGCGAACAGATGCACGTGTCGTGGCGGCAACAAATAAGAATCTGGGAAGCGAAGTAGCAGATGGCCGGTTCAGGGAAGATCTCTATTATCGCCTTAGCACGGTGATTATCCACGTCCCTCCGCTCCGCGAGCGAAGGGACGACATCCGGCCCATCTTTGATGCTTTCCTGTATTCATCCAGTCAGAAATATCAATCTCCTCCCCGCACATTGACGGCGGCAGCCTACGATCTTCTTGAATCTTATCAATGGCCAGGGAATGTGCGGGAGCTGCGGAATGTGGCCGACCAAGTCGTGGTCCTGCACCGTGGCGCCAATGTGGATGCTGATGATATTCGTCCTTTTCTGCGTGGAATCACTACCAACAGCTCCTCGACATCCCTGATGCCGGTAAAGGCAAAAGCACCAATGGACAGTGAATCGTCACCTGAGCTGAAAGTCGTCTATCGGGCATTGCTGGAAATTCGTCAGGATATTCAGGATCTACGCAAGGACGTGGGCCAGGTATTTCGCGAAAGCCTTGCAGGCAGCAAACCGGATCCCTCGTATCCAGAGGAACTGCAGATTGACCGCCCCGCCTTGCCCATGCTTCCCAGACCTGAAAGGGAGCAGAACCTTGATGGGGTTACCTATGAAGTTGAAGACGATCAGGAGGAAGACTCACTGCCAACCATTGAAGAGGCGGAACGAGAACTGATCCTGAAAGCTATGGAGAAATTTGACGGAAACCGTAAAGAGTCTGCGAAGGCGCTTGGGATTAGCCCCCGCACTCTGTACCGTAAGCTCAAAGAGCTGGATGAAGACCCGGGTTAACCTCGTATTGATCGGATTTATCTTTTTTCTGCAGGGTTGTTCCTATTACAGCTTTAGTGGCGTAAGTATCCCCGCTCATCTGAATACAATTGCGATCCCGCTTGCGGAAGATCAAAGTGTAGGCCCCCTCACACTTCTGGACGAATCTCTAACAGAACTTATGATTGAACGGTTTGTCCAGCAGACACGACTCACGCTGGTCGAAGATGGAACTGAGGCCGACCTCTTACTCACCGCCCAGATTACCCGATACACGAACGCTCCAACATCTGTGACTGGACAAGAGCGTGCTCAGTACAACAGAGTGACCATCTCTGTTGCGGCACAGTATATGAATCAGGTGGACGATGATGTACTGCGACGTACGTTCAGTGGCTTTGACGATTACGATGCGCTGGAAGGAGGATTGGAGGCGGAAGAATCTGCTGCATTGGCTGCGCTTGAAAATATTGCCGATGATCTTTTCACGGCGGCAACATCCAACTGGTAGCGATTATGTTTGCCCTACTGTATGCGGGCGCTATGATCGTGCTTGCCTTCTATGGTGTTAACCTCCTGTGGATGGCTGTTGTTGTTGCCCGAGGTGGAAAATCTGACACGGGTCCATCACCGGATCCGAACTGCAACGGTTCCTTGCCACGGGTCACCGTCCAAATTCCACTGTATAACGAAGCTGGGGTGGCTAGGCGTGTGATTGACGCTTGTGCAGCCATTCAGTATCCCCGTGACCGGTTCCAGTTACAGATCCTGGACGACTCATCTGATGAAACTGTGGCGATTTCCCGTCAGGCAGTTGATGACTGGAAAGAGAAAGGACTCAACATCTCCCATATACAACGTTCCCATCGTGAAGGATATAAAGCAGGTGCACTGGGGAACGGGTTGAAGTCGGCAGATGGAGACCTTATCGCGATATTTGATGCTGATTTTGTTCCTCCGGAAAATTTTCTTCTTTCCCTGGTCCCCTTCATGGAAGAAGAAAAGCTGGGCATGATCCAGGCACGCTGGGGGCATATAAATGCCCATTCCTCGCTACTGACCCAAGTGCAGGCATGGTCTCTCGACACACATTTTGCCGTTGAGCATGTCGCGCGAAGCGCCTCCGGCTGCTTTATTAATTTTAATGGAACGGCTGGGCTCTGGAAACGAAGTTGCATCACGGAATCGGGGGGATGGCACGGCGACACACTGGCGGAGGATCTGGATTTGAGTTATAGAGCACAACTTCGAGGATGGAAATTCAAGTATCTCCATGAACTGGAGGCTCCTGCCGAACTGCCTGAGACACTGGGAGCCCTGAGAGTTCAGCAAAGCCGATGGACAAAAGGGACCGCAGAAACTGCCCGTAAGCTACTTCGACCCCTGTGGCGTGCATCCTTTCCCCTGAAAACGAAGGTCCAGGGGACCGTTCATCTGACGGCACATATGGTCTACCCCTGCCTACTCCTTGCAGCCCTTCTTCATCCACTTCTTCTATTCCAGCAGGCCAGTGGATTTGGACCCGGTGAAACATACTTTGGGATCATGGGACTCGGTTTGGTCGGTTTGTTAGGATTTTTTCTTGCTCAGATGTTCGCGCAACGTCAACTCTATCCGGACTGGTGGCGTCGGATGCGATTTTTTCCAATTTTTATGGCAGGATCAATGGGGCTTGCAATTAGCAATACAAAAGCTGTTTGGGATGCCTGGAGACAGTTTCGTACCCCCTTCGAACGAACTCCAAAAGCCAATGGAAGATATCGTGTCCGAAGGTCAAAATCGATCGTGGCGCTCGAAGCAGCGATGGCTGTATATTCTGCGGCAGGACTTGTTTTTCTGCTGTGGGAGGGCCTCTGGGCTGCCTCCGGATTCCAGATGATATTCTCAATGTCCTATATATTTATAACACGGTACAACATTCTTGAACTTCGCTCCCAAACTTTTTGAACATGCTCACACTCTTTGATGCATTGACCATGATCAACGAAGACCGTGCATCGGAAACTGTGGACCAGCTCCGTGATATGCACCTTCATTCCCCCTCAGATATATCGACAAATTATGTTTTGGGTCATGCATTAGACGTGTGCAACCAGCATAGCCGTGCAAACTCTATCTGGGAAGCTGCAAGTGCTCTCAGTTCCAAAGACAGGACTCGGAAGAAAATGAAGCTGCCGGATGGAGTGAATGTATTCACTCATACAGACCGTCTCCAGAGTGGACTGAGTGAGATTCTTGGGGAAGACGAAAGTGATGAAATTCAGAACCTGATTCAGCAACTTGATACTTCTGACCGGATCAATTTTGAGGTCGTACTTGACGATGATAATGAGTCCTTCGGCGGACTCACTGACGATGACCCGATTACAGAGACCTATGCACGTATCCTGGCGACTCAAAAGAAGTACTCGCAAGCTGCCGCCGTATACAGATCTCTCAGTGAGCAGAATCCAGACGAAAAGGATCGCTTACTTGATGAAGCTCAGAAGCTGGACCTTCTAGCCAACTCGGAAACGAGCACGTGATTATATCTAAAAATCGCCGCTGTGTCGCTGGTGTCATGAGCGGCACCTCCCTGGATGGGATTGATGTGGTAATCGCCCGTATCCAGGGGCATGGACGTGAGCTTCAAATCGAGAAATGGTACGGAGCTACGTATTCTTTCCCCGAAGAATTGCACAGCTCTCTGAAACTGGCCGCCAGCCAAGAGTCTATTGGCGTGGCCGAACTCAGTCAACTGAATGTGCGTCTGGCCCACGAATATGCAAAAGCCGTGACGCGTACACTGGAAGCACACGGAGAACCGATCGAACATCTTGATTTGGTGGGGTGCCATGGCCAAACCATCCGTCATCTACCCGACAAGGTCATGGTCGCTGGTAAAGAAATCTGCTCCACCCTCCAGATTGGCGATCCTTCAACTATGGCCCAGCTATTGGGGGTGCCGGTGATCGGAGATTTTCGTCTGGCAGATATGGCACGTGGAGGGCAGGGAGCACCGCTGGTGCCGTATTTTGACTATGTGATATTCACGCACGATACAGAGACCCGCGGCTGCCTGAACGTTGGCGGCGTAGCAAACCTGACCGTTCTGCCCCCGAATGCACGGACAGATCAGGTCTACGGTTTTGACACGGGCCCCGGTAATATGATTATGGATACTCTGTGTCGCCAGTGCATGGATCTGCCCTTTGACGAGGGAGGCCACATTGCTAAGTCCGGTACTGTGAACGAACGATTGCTTTCAGAATTACTGCAGGATCCCTATTTATCCGCTACCCCGCCCAAATCGACCGGTCGTGAATATCTCAGCCACACATTCCTGCAACGGTTACTGGATTCCTCCCATCGAATGTCATCTGAGGACCTGATTGCCACGGCTACCGCGTTAACTGCTGCATCTGTCTGGCAGGCCTACAAGACATTTATACAGCCAACCCACTCGCTTGACCGACTCATCCTATCTGGAGGCGGAGCACATAACCAGGCGCTCTTGGATCTACTTGGGGGGTATTTCGCGCGGAATAGGACTGCCGTGCAGATTGAGACATCAGACGCGTACGGGATTGATGTTGACAGCAAAGAGGCCCTTTGTTTTGCGGTCCTCGCTCATGAGAGTGCGAGTGGTATCCCAACCAACATCCCGTCTGTCACCGGGGCAGATCGCCCCGCCGTACTTGGTAAGCTCTGTGTTCCATAGATCAAACTGGGACAACGGAAGAATCACTGGGACAGTTTGATGGGGACTTCTCTGACCGTCTTTGTCACTTGTCCCGACATGGATGGGTTCTGCCTGAATCCTCCGGTGCTTCGGTGTGGACCAGATTACGAAATTCACCATAGGTTTTTGGTCCCGGTTGTTCCTTTAGCCAATCCCAGGCTTTGAGTACTTCTTTCCTAGAGGTTCCAACATTGGCTGGATCCGCCATGAAATCCGTGATGAAGTTGTTCATGCGCGCTGAAGGGCACCGGGGGAGACGACCCTTAGTCTGCATCAGCATTCGCAGATGATCCGCCAAATCACCATAGGTGAAGCACTCCTTTGCTTCCCGTCTTTTGCGCCTCCAATCATTGAGCCAGTACCACTGCCCGGACTTTCGACTGACGCCCGGTGCCTCAGCATAGACTAGCTCTAGCAGGAAAGCCTTTGTTCTCTTGTCTCCGACGTAATTGGTTACTGTCGTGTCGGCCTTCAATACATCGCGCGCCTTGCCAGCCTTGCGAGGCAGAACAGGTTTACGATCAGGCACCTTCCCCGTCTGCAAG
The sequence above is a segment of the Rhodothermaceae bacterium genome. Coding sequences within it:
- a CDS encoding glycosyltransferase, which gives rise to MFALLYAGAMIVLAFYGVNLLWMAVVVARGGKSDTGPSPDPNCNGSLPRVTVQIPLYNEAGVARRVIDACAAIQYPRDRFQLQILDDSSDETVAISRQAVDDWKEKGLNISHIQRSHREGYKAGALGNGLKSADGDLIAIFDADFVPPENFLLSLVPFMEEEKLGMIQARWGHINAHSSLLTQVQAWSLDTHFAVEHVARSASGCFINFNGTAGLWKRSCITESGGWHGDTLAEDLDLSYRAQLRGWKFKYLHELEAPAELPETLGALRVQQSRWTKGTAETARKLLRPLWRASFPLKTKVQGTVHLTAHMVYPCLLLAALLHPLLLFQQASGFGPGETYFGIMGLGLVGLLGFFLAQMFAQRQLYPDWWRRMRFFPIFMAGSMGLAISNTKAVWDAWRQFRTPFERTPKANGRYRVRRSKSIVALEAAMAVYSAAGLVFLLWEGLWAASGFQMIFSMSYIFITRYNILELRSQTF
- a CDS encoding anhydro-N-acetylmuramic acid kinase; protein product: MSGTSLDGIDVVIARIQGHGRELQIEKWYGATYSFPEELHSSLKLAASQESIGVAELSQLNVRLAHEYAKAVTRTLEAHGEPIEHLDLVGCHGQTIRHLPDKVMVAGKEICSTLQIGDPSTMAQLLGVPVIGDFRLADMARGGQGAPLVPYFDYVIFTHDTETRGCLNVGGVANLTVLPPNARTDQVYGFDTGPGNMIMDTLCRQCMDLPFDEGGHIAKSGTVNERLLSELLQDPYLSATPPKSTGREYLSHTFLQRLLDSSHRMSSEDLIATATALTAASVWQAYKTFIQPTHSLDRLILSGGGAHNQALLDLLGGYFARNRTAVQIETSDAYGIDVDSKEALCFAVLAHESASGIPTNIPSVTGADRPAVLGKLCVP
- the miaB gene encoding tRNA (N6-isopentenyl adenosine(37)-C2)-methylthiotransferase MiaB gives rise to the protein MGDLRVFCCWFSRFYKVVQNRLPIIEDLDTVKLPRSESEGSSSVYLETYGCQMNVSDSEIVASVLRSAGYGLTHDPLQADVVLLNTCAIRENAEQRVRRRLEFFRARKRKHNPDLMIGVLGCMAERLRSKLLEQERLVDIVIGPDAYRDLPRLLRQVEETGQSAVNVQLSREETYADIAPVRYDSNGVSAFVSIMRGCDNMCAFCVVPFTRGRERSRNAATIVQECQELFDAGYREVTLLGQNVNSYQDGPVDFATLVYRVSLLSPELRIRYSTSHPKDCSKALLEVHQERPNVCSFIHLPVQHGNSEVLQRMRRGYSADEYRALIERARQICPGVSLSTDIIAGFCGETEAEHQDTLSLMAEIQYDHAFMFMYSERPDTYAARKYTDDVPEETKKRRLSEIILLQNSISRQKNEEEIGLIHTVLVEGPSKRNPEQLCGRTDTNKMVIFDRGMLQAGTYATVRIKGCTSATLFGDVLAG
- a CDS encoding sigma-54-dependent Fis family transcriptional regulator; protein product: MDRQTVQKRFGIIGESPGIHHVIDRVRQVARTDISVLIEGESGVGKELIAQAIHELSLRRHKALKVINTGAIPEGLIESELFGAEKGAYTGATERRRGLFEEADGGTIFLDEIGEMPQSTQVRLLRVLESGTFNRVGSTVMQRTDARVVAATNKNLGSEVADGRFREDLYYRLSTVIIHVPPLRERRDDIRPIFDAFLYSSSQKYQSPPRTLTAAAYDLLESYQWPGNVRELRNVADQVVVLHRGANVDADDIRPFLRGITTNSSSTSLMPVKAKAPMDSESSPELKVVYRALLEIRQDIQDLRKDVGQVFRESLAGSKPDPSYPEELQIDRPALPMLPRPEREQNLDGVTYEVEDDQEEDSLPTIEEAERELILKAMEKFDGNRKESAKALGISPRTLYRKLKELDEDPG